In Syngnathus acus chromosome 5, fSynAcu1.2, whole genome shotgun sequence, a genomic segment contains:
- the mettl1 gene encoding tRNA (guanine-N(7)-)-methyltransferase isoform X2, which yields MDWSTLYPQFFSEEQSGEGTAQVEFADIGCGYGGLLVELAPLFPDKLMLGLEIRVKVSDYVQDRIKSLRESNPGSYQNIACLRSNAMKYLPNFFRKGQLSKMFFLFPDPHFKKTKHKWRIISPTLLAEYAYTLRIGGLVYTITDVEEVHLWMVKHFSEHPLFLRVPDEELVDDVIISQLGVCTEEGKKVQRNEGKNFRAIFRRIEDPVLVDIE from the exons GCTCTATCCACAATTCTTTAGTGAGGAGCAATCTGGAGAAGGAACAGCACAAGTTGAGTTTGCAGATATTGGGTGTGGATACGGTGGGCTTTTAG TGGAGTTAGCTCCACTCTTTCCAGACAAACTCATGCTGGGTCTGGAGATCCGGGTGAAAGTGTCCGATTATGTCCAGGATCGTATCAAGTCATTACGTGAGAGCAATCCAGGAAGCTACCAGAACATTGCCTGCCTTCGCAGCAACGCCATGAAGTATCTTCCCAACTTCTTCAGGAAGGGACAG CTTAGTAAGATGTTCTTCCTTTTCCCGGATCCTCATTTTAAGAAGACCAAACACAAATGGAGGATCATCAGCCCTACGTTATTGGCAGAGTATGCCTACACACTTAGAATCGGG GGTTTAGTTTATACCATCACGGACGTGGAGGAGGTCCACCTTTGGATGGTGAAGCACTTTAGTGAACATCCGTTATTCTTGCGGGTCCCTGATGAAGAGCTG gttgatgatgtcatcatttctCAATTAGGTGTGTGCacagaggaaggaaagaaagtgCAGCGGAACGAAGGGAAAAACTTTCGCGCGATTTTCCGGCGGATTGAAGATCCAGTATTGGTGGACATtgaatga